One window of the Trifolium pratense cultivar HEN17-A07 linkage group LG2, ARS_RC_1.1, whole genome shotgun sequence genome contains the following:
- the LOC123906965 gene encoding beta-glucosidase 24-like, with protein sequence MALNVPLLKSLLLILSSVAIIEAATIFTDGISPPLNRSNFPDGFIFGTASSAYQYEGAANVGGRGPSIWDTYTHNYPEKILGGSNGDVAIDEYHRYKEDVEIMKNMNMDAYRFSISWSRILPKGKLSRGVNMEGINYYNNLINELLDKGLQPFVTLFHWDLPQALDEEYGGFLSHNIVNDFRDYAELCFKEFGDRVKYWITLNEPWTLSKYGYADGRSAPGRCSSWHNENCVGGDSATEPYIVAHNQLFTHATAVKVYKSKYQASQKGRIGITLSCDWLVPLLDTEADIHATQRGIDFILGWFLEPLTVGDYPSSMRSLVGSRLPKFSKHQSMLVKGSFDFLGLNYYTSNYATDAPELSDARPSLLTDSQVITSNERNGIPIGPKSSSIWMSIYPKGIHDLLLYTKTKYNNPLIYITENGIDELNDPTLSLEEALADTARIDYYYSHLYYLQTAIKDGVNVKGYFAWSLLDNFEWILGYRVRTGINFVDYKNGLKRHPKMSANWFRNFLQKKNVTYSDFR encoded by the exons ATGGCGTTGAATGTTCCTCTTCTGAAATCTTTGTTGCTTATTCTTAGCTCAGTGGCTATCATTGAAGCTGCTACCATATTCACCGACGGTATTAGTCCACCCCTTAACCGTAGCAATTTTCCAGACGGTTTCATTTTTGGGACAGCTTCATCAGCTTACCAG tatgAAGGTGCGGCAAATGTTGGTGGCAGGGGACCAAGTATATGGGATACTTATACTCATAATTATCCAG AAAAGATATTGGGCGGAAGTAATGGAGACGTAGCCATCGATGAATATCATCGTTATAAG GAAGATGTTGAGATCATGAAGAACATGAACATGGATGCTTATAGATTCTCCATCTCttggtctagaatattaccaa AAGGAAAGCTTAGTAGAGGTGTGAACATGGAAGGAATTAATTATTACAACAATCTCATTAATGAACTTCTTGACAAAG GACTTCAGCCCTTTGTGACCCTTTTTCATTGGGACCTTCCTCAAGCACTTGATGAAGAATATGGTGGCTTTTTAAGTCATAATATAGT GAATGATTTTCGAGACTATGCAGAGCTTTGCTTTAAGGAATTTGGAGACAGGGTAAAATATTGGATCACATTGAACGAGCCATGGACATTGAGCAAATATGGTTATGCTGATGGAAGGTCAGCACCCGGACGATGTTCGTCCTGGCATAACGAAAATTGTGTTGGTGGTGATTCAGCCACGGAACCCTATATAGTGGCTCACAATCAGTTATTTACTCATGCAACTGCTGTCAAAGTTTACAAATCGAAATATCAG GCATCTCAAAAGGGCCGGATAGGGATAACACTATCGTGTGATTGGTTGGTGCCGCTCCTCGATACAGAAGCAGATATTCACGCGACACAAAGAGGCATTGATTTTATACTTGGATG GTTTCTGGAACCATTAACCGTAGGAGATTACCCGAGTTCCATGCGATCATTGGTAGGAAGTCGATTACCAAAGTTCTCTAAACATCAGTCCATGCTCGTAAAAGGGTCCTTTGATTTTCTTGGATTAAATTATTACACttcaaattatgctactgatgcACCTGAATTAAGTGATGCCAGGCCCAGCTTGCTCACAGATTCTCAAGTTATTACCTCAA ATGAACGTAATGGAATACCTATTGGTCCAAAG AGTTCTTCAATATGGATGTCAATTTATCCAAAGGGAATTCATGACCTGTTGCTGTATACTAAAACAAAGTACAATAACCCTTTGATCTACATCACTGAAAATG GTATAGATGAACTCAATGATCCAACACTCTCACTTGAAGAAGCCCTTGCAGATACAGCTAGGATAGATTACTATTATAGTCACTTGTATTATCTTCAAACTGCAATCAA GGATGGTGTGAATGTAAAAGGATATTTTGCATGGTCATTGCTCGACAACTTCGAATGGATATTAGGCTATAGGGTGAGAACTGGAATAAACTTTGTAGATTATAAAAACGGTTTAAAAAGACATCCAAAAATGTCAGCCAACTGGTTTCGGAATTTCctacaaaagaaaaatgttaccTATAGTGATTTCCGCTAA
- the LOC123909932 gene encoding 54S ribosomal protein L37, mitochondrial-like, whose amino-acid sequence MAMNHVRSVRSILCTKDAVTVACQRTFATGKAKKGGKGGAAADGPKASSLSKEVKASTVVGGNILKEGTDPKILPDSEYPDWLWHLLDKRPALSELRRKDIGTLPYEDLKRYVKLDNRARIKENNSLKAKN is encoded by the coding sequence ATGGCAATGAACCATGTGAGGTCTGTTAGAAGCATTCTATGCACCAAAGATGCAGTTACGGTTGCATGCCAGCGAACTTTTGCTACTGGGAAAGCAAAGAAAGGAGGTAAAGGCGGTGCAGCTGCTGATGGACCTAAAGCATCCTCTCTCAGCAAAGAAGTTAAGGCAAGTACCGTTGTAGGTGGCAACATTCTCAAGGAAGGTACCGATCCAAAAATCTTGCCTGACTCTGAATACCCTGACTGGTTGTGGCATCTCCTTGATAAACGTCCTGCACTAAGTGAGTTACGTAGGAAGGATATTGGTACACTCCCTTATGAAGATCTAAAACGATATGTTAAGCTGGATAATCGTGCAAGGATCAAGGAGAATAACTCTCTCAAGGCTAAGAactaa
- the LOC123909931 gene encoding miraculin-like gives MKSIILSFALLFALSTQPLFGEADASPEQVVDTEGNKVRAGVDYYIRPVPTTPCDGRGPCVVGSGFVLIARSPNETCPLNVVVVEGFRGQGVTFTPVNPKKGVIRVSTDLNIKTSLNTICNDSNVWTLDDFDSSTGQYFVTTGGVAGNPGKDTISNWFKIEKYEDDYKLVFCPTVCNFCKVICRNVGVFRDSNGNQRVALTEVPYKVRFQPSA, from the coding sequence ATGAAATCTATAATCCTATCATTTGCACTTCTTTTTGCCTTGTCCACTCAACCCTTGTTCGGAGAAGCTGATGCTTCACCTGAGCAAGTGGTTGACACAGAAGGCAACAAGGTTCGGGCCGGAGTAGACTACTACATTCGACCGGTCCCCACAACCCCATGTGACGGCCGTGGGCCTTGTGTTGTTGGTAGTGGTTTTGTTCTCATAGCGAGATCACCAAATGAGACATGCCCCCTTAATGTTGTAGTGGTTGAAGGTTTTCGCGGTCAAGGTGTAACCTTTACCCCTGTTAACCCTAAGAAAGGTGTTATTAGAGTTTCCACTGATCTCAATATTAAGACTTCCCTTAATACAATATGTAATGATTCCAATGTATGGACGCTTGATGATTTTGATTCTTCAACTGGACAATATTTTGTGACTACCGGTGGGGTTGCCGGAAATCCTGGCAAGGACACCATCAGCAACTGGTTCAAGATTGAGAAGTATGAAGATGACTATAAGCTTGTGTTTTGCCCTACAGTATGCAATTTTTGCAAGGTCATATGCAGGAATGTTGGGGTCTTTAGGGATAGTAATGGGAACCAGCGTGTGGCTCTAACTGAAGTGCCATACAAAGTTAGGTTCCAGCCATCTGCTTGA
- the LOC123908891 gene encoding kunitz trypsin inhibitor 5-like translates to MKNKMLALLLLFTLSLQPLFGSTEASPDQVLDTLGKNLRSDANYYIIPAKPFTICGFVSCFNISGGIALETTGESCPLDVVVVKQNLGLPLRFTPVNNKKGVIRFSTDLNIMFAHDAYDSRCPHDSLVWKIDLFSKEETLITTDGVLGNPGSHTIDNWFKIEKYEDAYKLVYCPNVCLSCNHVCKDIGIYVDKTREMHLALTDVPFKVKFQRTR, encoded by the coding sequence atgaagaacaaaatgCTAGCACTTCTCCTTCTTTTTACCTTATCCTTGCAACCACTATTTGGATCGACCGAAGCTTCACCTGATCAAGTCCTTGACACATTGGGAAAGAATCTCCGATCTGATGCCAATTACTACATCATTCCGGCTAAGCCATTCACCATATGTGGCTTTGTTAGTTGTTTCAATATTAGCGGAGGCATCGCCCTTGAAACTACCGGTGAATCGTGCCCTCTTGATGTAGTAGTTGTGAAACAAAATCTGGGCTTACCGTTGAGGTTCACACCCGTTAACAACAAGAAAGGTGTTATTCGTTTCTCCACTGATCTCAACATAATGTTCGCTCATGATGCTTATGATTCTAGATGTCCCCATGATTCCCTAGTGTGGAAAATTGATCTTTTTTCAAAGGAAGAAACACTTATAACCACGGATGGTGTATTGGGCAACCCGGGTTCGCATACAATCGACAATTGGTTCAAGATTGAGAAGTACGAGGATGCTTATAAGTTGGTCTATTGTCCCAATGTGTGCCTTTCTTGCAACCATGTATGCAAAGATATTGGAATTTATGTGGATAAAACTAGGGAAATGCATTTGGCCCTCACTGATGTTCCTTTCAAAGTTAAGTTTCAGAGGACTAGGTAA